The Ochrobactrum sp. BTU1 region ATCTCATTTTCCAGCCAGCTGAGGAGATCGGCGCAGGCGCTCGACGCATGATCGAAGACGGCCTCTTTGAGCGCTTTCCGTGCGACGCCGTTTACGGGCTGCATAACTGGCCTGGTGTCCCCGCAGGAAAGTTCGGCTTTGTCTCGGGCCCGGCAATGGCATCGGTGGACCGGGCAAGAATTCGCGTGAATGGGCGTGGCGGTCATGGTGCTGAACCGCACAAATCGGTTGATCCGGTTGTGGTTGCCTCATCCATTGTCTTGGCCCTGCAAACGGTGGTCGCGCGCAATCTTGATCCGCTTGACATGGGTGTAGTGACGGTGGCCTCCATTCATGGCGGCGATGCGTTGAATGTCATTCCGGCGCATGTCGACCTTGGCATTACCATCCGCTCGTTTTCGCAAACTGTGCGTGAAGAGTTGCGGCGGCGGATTGAAGCTGTCGCGCGTTCACAGGCAGAAAGCTTTGGTGCTGTTGCTGATGTCAATTATCAGTGGGGATTTCCTGCCCTGATCAACGCAAAAGCCGAGACGGAATTTGCGCGACAGGTCGCGCTTGGCACATTCCCCACTGGCACAGTTATCGAAGATTTCCGTCCGCGCACGGCAAGCGAGGATTTTGCCTTCATGCTCGAACAGAAGCCGGGAACGTATTTCTTTGTCGGCAATGGCGACAGCGCGGGCCTGCATAACCCAAATTATAATTTCAACGATGAAATCCTGCTTCCGGCCGCGCTGTTTTGGGTTCGGTTGACCGAAGCCTCGCTGATCTGAGATTGCACGATTTCTTCAATATGGATGGCCATCATGGCGGATGAATTTCTCTATACTTCAACGACCGATATTCGTGCAGTGCCGCTGATCGAGGCGCTGACAATCGAGTATGACACGCGTTACGGCACCTATTTCAATGAAGAGGGTGCAGCAGCCGAAATGAACAAATACCCGCCGGAAGCCTTTGCGCCTCCGCACGGCAATTTCCTGCTGTTGCTCCGTGATGGCCAGACAGTCGGTGGTGGTGCATTCATGCGCTATGACGATGTGACGGCCGAATTCAAGCGCATCTGGACGCATAGCGATCTGCGCAGGCAAGGTCTTGCTAAAAAGGTGCTTGAAGAGCTGGAAGCGCAGGCACACCGTCAGGGTTACAAGCGCGTTTATCTGACCACTGGTTTCCGGCAGCCAGAAGCTAAAGAACTGTACTTAAGAAACGGATACACAGCACTTTTTGATGTCGCGGCGGACCCGGAGGTTTACGGGACTTTGCCTTTCGAGAAAAATATCGAAAACATCAGACAAGTTGTTTTTAATCCTTCCGATGCGACTGCAAAGCAGGCGGCATTTGGTTAAGTAAATGCTTGGGTGTCAGGGTGGGTGTTATGGAAAAAACATCCACTGTAGCCTGTTTAAATAGACTTATTTGTTTTGAAACTGGACGCCTCATCTCCGAAACTCAGGTCGAGTGACTTCCATTACGGATACGTCTGCAGTGAGTCATAAGTTAAATGGCAATTCGGAGCAGCGTTGATCATGGCTATTGCTACAGATTTTGCGGGTACGGACAGGGAGGCAGGTTCTCGCGTAAGTCCCGGCGATTTCAAACATTATCGCATCGTTCCGGCACGTTATCCGGCCCGCGTCGTTGGCACGATCCTGGCCGCAGGCTTGATTGTCGCCGTGATGCAATCGGTTCTGACCAACCCCAAATGGGGTTGGCCGGTCTTTGCAGAATGGTTCTTATCAGAGCCTGTTCTTGTCGGTTTGATGCGAACGCTGTG contains the following coding sequences:
- a CDS encoding GNAT family N-acetyltransferase, which produces MAIMADEFLYTSTTDIRAVPLIEALTIEYDTRYGTYFNEEGAAAEMNKYPPEAFAPPHGNFLLLLRDGQTVGGGAFMRYDDVTAEFKRIWTHSDLRRQGLAKKVLEELEAQAHRQGYKRVYLTTGFRQPEAKELYLRNGYTALFDVAADPEVYGTLPFEKNIENIRQVVFNPSDATAKQAAFG
- a CDS encoding amidohydrolase, with the protein product MNIQRSPDVNRKLEIEAGLASFIDEFIALRRDIHTHPELAFKETRTSALVADYLNQWGYDVTISVGGSGVVGTLKRGNSNKTIGIRADMDALPIIEATGLDYASSNSGVMHACGHDGHTTVLLAAARYLAQSGRFSGTVHLIFQPAEEIGAGARRMIEDGLFERFPCDAVYGLHNWPGVPAGKFGFVSGPAMASVDRARIRVNGRGGHGAEPHKSVDPVVVASSIVLALQTVVARNLDPLDMGVVTVASIHGGDALNVIPAHVDLGITIRSFSQTVREELRRRIEAVARSQAESFGAVADVNYQWGFPALINAKAETEFARQVALGTFPTGTVIEDFRPRTASEDFAFMLEQKPGTYFFVGNGDSAGLHNPNYNFNDEILLPAALFWVRLTEASLI